TCAATGTAATCAACTTCATTTGCTTTCAGTAACAGGAAGGTAGACGCCTTCAGCTGCCAACCAGACATTGTCTGCACGTTTTTCACGTAAACCACAAACCTAGTACAAGTTTACAACACATTACataagaaaataagaacaaatgATAACCAAAGTCGATTTAGTAATCAATATATATAGCTAGCTGAAGGCATAAAGATAGCTAGAATCTTGATTCAACTCTTAAAATTTTTCGATATTACAATTTTAAATGAATCGATCAATTTACAAAATTTCTACTAGGTCagaaaattttatgatttaaacCGCATTATGATTTGATggttttatgtatttaatttacttttcagATTTCACATAAAATTCTAGATTTTCTCTACCTAGCCTGTCCTAAAATTTccatacaaaaaattattataaacatATAACTAAATCAATAAAATAGTTCATTAAAGGAGAATAGGATATTTGCAAATTCTATGCCAATTCTTACCTCTTGCTGCCCTCCAGCAATCCGCGAGTATTTCTTATCATGACTATGTAGATAGCCTCCGGTGTCCACATGCTGAAGCCTGATCCTCTGATCTTGTTTCCATGTCTTCCCACTTCCTTCTATAAAAAGCCTAATAAAAATGAAGCCAATATAATGTTATGAACCTAACAAAATATTGAGATGTAAAAATCATAATAACTTTCATTGTTGCTCACCTCCAATAGTCCCCAGTGTCAGACTCAGACTCTCCTCCAAAGCAACTCACCTATTTTCAATTCAGAAAGTTCAAGTCAGATATCCATTTGTGCTAACAAATCTAAAAGGATTGAAAAGGCAAATAACTCTTGGAAATGGCAGTCATAACATAATAAGATTTAgtaaaaaaatcacaaaattaatAGACTAGAGCTTGTTTATTAGATAGGGTTAAGTGATGCAGGTGAGGCAATGAACATGTGCATTCACTAACTGATAATCCCCATAAATCTTTCAATGAATCATATATCAGTCAGCgttgatttgaattttgaagaacAAATTGCATCCCAAAGGGAATTAATAACGGAAATAACCAATGTCCTGGTGCATAAATGAGGTACATGATCCCTTGTAAGTTGGGGGGAAAGAGGTGAAAcaatcaaaataaaaacaagTCCAGCCTCAATCCTAACAAGCACAACGGAAACCAAAATCGCAGACTGCGATGGAGGTATATCAATTAGAACGCATCAATTGATTGCAACTGAATCGTCCTCATTCAGTTATTATCAATCAATTAACAATAAAATGGACAAGGCAAATACAACATCACACAGAAAACATCCACATACCTCGAGATTGCCTGATATTGGGGAAGCATGCAAATGGCTGTGCAGCCACTTCCTGGTCCTCATGTGCTGCAATCTAATGATTGTACCACTTTTAATGGTGTCACCTTGTTTAGCAGAAGTTCCTGGCTCAGGTCTAACAATCTGAAAAACAATGCACATACCTCAGCTAAAGTCTCAAGAGTCAAGACCAAATGCCGTAAAGCTTCAAAGTCTACTATAAGTCTATAACCTAACAATTCAGCTCATAATAATCTACAATAGTTACTGCTTTGTCCTTATTAAGCTATAATCATACATCGGATACTGCCCATCACACACCAGTTAATCAGACCAATTTTcttatttatagaaaaatagaaaataaactaGTAGAAGGCAAGAAAGGAATTTCATACCCAGTAACTATTGGAATCATCAACATTGGGAAAACCAGTAACCGATTGTTGTCCACTGCCAGAACCGTACGGAACATCATGGGAATGCAAACGAAACTTGGTCTTCTCGTGCATAAGCTTTATAACCGACCCATAAGTGATGTGCACCTGTATGATCCCCCCAAATCGAGCAGCTATTGTCAAAAATTCAATCAACAAAATCCCCATCCCTATCCCTAACCCTAATCACAGGTTCACTTCTCCAAACAACGAAAtcgataaaagaaaaaagaaatggAACCTCGACGCCTTCCGAGGAGGCAGCAGAGGCGGAGGCTGAAGCGGATGGAGAAGCACCGATGTCAGAATCGAGGGtaaggaagaggaagagagcGAGGCCGAAGAATCCCAAAGCCATGAGGAACAGCAAAGCTATGAACCAGTTCCGCTGCCAGATCGGCAATTCGGACTCCGAATGCCTACCCGGTTCTCTATACACGATTCGGGTCGACCCGGGTGTttgggaagaagaagaagaagaaggtggtTTTCTGCGAGACACGGTCCCTGAGGAAGCCACGGTTCAAAGCTGTTACCGGAAACTGGGGTTCGAAGACTCTCCACGTTAGATTTGCTTTCTTTTACGAACGACTTACAGACACCAAGTCACTAACTAACCACTTCTAACACGCTGTGCTTGACTTCCACAATATTACGCTTTGTGACATGTCTTTGCCCAATTAATATTGAACACGTGGCTGGTCACAATACGTGGAACCAAATCAGTGGTTGGATATATCTGGCCAAATAACGGGGACTGAAAATTTTTCCTGAAAGGGGTACACATGCTTTTTTCCTCTTATTGGAccgaaaattttttttccactTCAGGTCAATATTGGACTGAATTTTTATTAGGGCCCAGTGAGACATTGTTTGAAGGTTATCGTCTCATAGAGAGGAAAAACTCATGACATGGCCCAGTGTCATATCGTTTCAGGAACAGTGTCCCACTTCCCCCTGGGTTTCAATAATTTCAGGAAACAATTGgggaaaaataaaaacataggGTGGAAAGATATCTATTTCACTACCTGCGGGAGGATTTGAGTACGGCGCAATAAAGAAGTTCATGGAGACAATTATAGAAGACCCAATCAACCAAATACAGAAATCATAAGACAGGTTCAATAGACAAAATGAGCCTTTGAAAGAGCTAATCTCGTAGGGAAGGCGAGAATCAGAAGTGTGACTCGAGTGTGATTAAGTTGTTGAGCAGTGAAAAGATGCTTACATCTTGGTCATTGTTGTCAAATTCGCGAGTTAACTCGTAAATTCGTACGAATTTACGAGTTTAGGTATTAAAATCGAGTTAAACTCGTTTATGGGTAAACTCGGATAGACTTAGTCAAACTCGCTTGTTTGAAGACGAGTCAACGAATTTGATTTGGGTGTCCATTTTTGCCAAAACAGCATCGTTTTggagggagggagggagggagggagggagggagggagagagagagagagagagagagagagagagagtccGAGCCGTCACTCTCTTCTCCAAGCCCATCGTTCTTTCCCACCATTGTCTGCGCCGCCACGCCGGAGGCCGAACGTATCCCCCGCCATCTTCTTCCTCGTGGTACATCGCCCCACCATCGTTCATATCCACTCCTCACTTCCTCGGTGAAGCTGAAGGTTCACGCTGAAGGTTCCTCAAAGCTTCGTTCTTCCCCACGCCGGAGAACTCGACGCTTCACGGCACGCTGTTCCTTGCCTTTGGTCTGCGTTCCTCGCTTCTGTTCTGCAGATCTTTCTTATGCACTGCCGATCTACTTCTGCTTCACTTCGGCAAGGGGTTCCGATTGCCGTTTCAGTTGCTGAGCTGcctctcttcttctttgatTCTGCCTGAATTTCTTTCTCCaaggtaatttttttaaacaaatttaaatatCAATAATTTTGGTATGAATTCTGCCATTTTGGTTCTAATATTaactttttaaacttttttttagtttaaattatggtgtgatgaatgatgaaATATGGATTAAAAAGTCATAGATAGAATTGGTTATTAAAATTTGatggaaaaaaattaaactgatgCTTTAGTAAGTTAATAATGTATCAAAATAACTAAAATGTgtggtttaattattttttctaaactACTAATATCAATAGACAATAAGTTGATTGGTTTTGGACTTGTTAGTTCTTAGATGTTAAGTGTTAGACATTTAGACTGTTACTTAGTTCATTGTTTTTTGTTAATAAATCTGAATATCTGAAATATTGAAACTCTAAAATGTTAGTGTTAGTTTAGTTTGTTCTTAATAGCTGCTTCTTGTAATTTGTAGTTGTTACTTATTAGTGTTGGTTATAAATTTATCAACTTTGTAGTAGTCTAGTGGATAACTTGGCAATTGAAATCTGAAATctgaatttattatttatcaacTTTGATAACTTTGCAACTGAATCTGAAACTCTGTATTTTAGTAGATAactctaaaataatttttaattattatttagaGATGGATAAAGATAAGTGGATAACTTtgctaaattaattatttggtttgttgattgttgatgtagagacaaaaatacaaaatgtCTGAGAATGTTGGTTCAGAGACAGGGTCTTCAATTCCTAGTATTCCTAGACCTACTGTTTCTAGGAGAAAAAATGTAACTGGAAATAGAAGTGATATAGGATGAAAATATGGGATTGATGTTCAAGACAATGGTAAAAAAGTGAAATGTAATTATTGCTCAAAGACTATAAACGGAGAAATTTATAGGTTTAAGCATCATCTTACCAGTATTAAAGAGGATTTAGAGCCTTGTGCTTCAATACCTGAAGAAGTTAAGGCTGTAATGTTGAAAGTTTGTGTGGAGACTAAAAAAGCATCATTGAAAAAGAGAATATTCGGTGATGATGAGGATTATCCTGAGCAAACAGAAAAGGAGAAGGACAATTCTCAACAAAAGAGAAAAGATATTCACAACTTTATcacaaaagaaaaaagggaCTCAAGTTTAATCAACAATAAATCAAATGATGAAGAAGGATCTAAAGGAACAATGTGATCAACCATGTTCTATATTTTTCTATACAAGTACTATTTCTTTTAATGTTATTAAGAATCCTGAGTTTTTAAAGTTTTGTGAGATGGTTGGGAGATATGGAATTGGCTACAAAATCCCTTCTTACCATGAGTTAAGAGAAACCCAATTAAAGAAAGCAGTGACCAATGTTGATGAAATGCTTACAGAGTTTAAGGTAGAGTGGAAGAGAACTGGTTGTTCAATCATGTCGGATGGATGGACAGATAAAAAAAGTATagtatttgtaattttttttggtaaacAGCCTTAAAGGAATAGTTTTTCTTTATTCATTGGACACTTCTGACATATCAAAAACAACGGATAAAATTATCAGAATGCTAGAAGATGCTGTAGAATTCGTTGGCGAAGAGCCGAAGAGAATATGGTCCAAATTGTTACAGATAATGCTGCTAATTATAAGGTTACCGGAGAAAAATTAATAGAGACTAGAAAAAGTTTGTACTGGACACCATGTGCTGCGCACTGCATTGATTTGATactgaaagattttgaaaagaagttaAAGGTGCATGAAACAACcataaaaaaaggaagaaaaatcaCCACTTTTATCTACTCCAGGAGTATGCTCATTAGCATGTTGAGAAATTTTACAAAGGGAAAAGACTTGATTCGACCAGGTGCCACAAGATTCGCCACTGCTTATTTGACTCTCACTTGTCTTCATGATAATAAAGGACCATTAATGAATATGTTTACTTCTGATGCTTGGAAGACAACTAAGGTTATATCAATGCCTGAAGGAATAAGAGTCTAAAACATGGCCTTGGATAGTAGGCTATAGAAGAATATTGTCATATACCTCAAGGCTGCTGCTCCTCTCATTACAATTCTTTGCTTGGTAGATTCAGATGAAAAAACAGCCATGGATTTCATATTCGAAGGTATGAGAAAAGCTAAAGAAACAATTAAGACTAACTTTAGTTATGTTAAAAAGAGGTAATCTTGACTAATTGAAGGCTTTAATATTTGATTATCAATGTATCATGTTACCATGTTTTCTTATTATATTCagttatctattttatttttttattcttattcatTTGCATTGTTATTTTTAGTTATGAACCTATATGGAAAATTATTGATGGAAGGTGAAAAATTCAACTGCATAGGTCATTGCATGCTGCTGCGTATTATCTTAGTCCTCATTATCACTATGAATACAATTTCATGGTTGATGATGTTGACATTAAGATTGGTCTATATAGTTGTTTGAAAAAATTGATTCCTAAccaggaaaaaagaaaaaagattggTCTACAACTTCCTGATTTTCATTATGCTAGAGGCTTCTTTGGCAATGAAACTGCAAAGAGTAGTAGGAAGACCATGCTACCTGCTGAGTGGTGGAACTTCTATGGAGATATTTGTCCAAAACTAAAGAAGTTTTCTATCCGAGTTTTAAGCTTAACTTGTAGTTCATCTGATTGTGAACGTAATTAGAGTGCATTTGAAATGGTGATTTCTAGGActattctttatttatttcaattttaattattgtatatttataatttattaactatTGGTAATATATGTTTTTAGATTCATACAAAGAGAAGAAATCAGatgcattaaaagaaaatgaatgatTTAGTATATATGATGTATAATTTGAAGTTAAAAAGCAAGCAAATTAGAAAAACTCCGAAACTTGAATTTAATGCAGTGCATTCTGATGATGAGTGGATAACTGAAGATGTTAATAAGAATTTTGTTGAAAGTGTTGAGCATTCTCACTTGCCAATGAATGAAAATACTAATGATGATCCAAATAGTAATGAATTTTCTATTCCAAGTATGAATAGTAATGAATTCAACATGGGTAAGGGAAGTGAGAATAAGTTCATTGGGGATCCACAACAAAATTTAATGGAGGAAGAAGATAAACATgtaaatgatgatgattttgttGGCCGTGTCAAATCTGAACCTGAAAAAAATGATGTTTCTGATGAAGATGGTGAAGATAATGATGTTGATGCCATGGAAGATGAAGATAGTGGAGGATTCAGCTTTAGACTTTTACTTTATTAGAACATTTAATTGTTgctttgttgttttcttttgttttttggttGTGTTATATGAAGCTTTGATTGTGTGATTGTGTGTTTTATGTTGAACTAGATGCTTACTTGTGAAGGATTTGAATGTGTGGTCTAGAGTACTTATTATAATTATAGTATTATGTTAATTTATTATATGTTTTGATGTTAAAATTGTTAAGTTTGAATGCCTATatttgagtatatatatatatatatatatatatatatatatatatatatatatatatatatatatatatatttttattaaaaatttattacagGTAAACTCGTACGAGTCTACGAGCTGAGTCATATATCGTACGTGTGTGTATGATCCAAAAAGAGTCGTTACTAAAAGTAGGGTAAATaattaaagaatttaattttgataaactGTCAGTGTAaaataaagtaattttatatgtatatttaattatgtaatattttaatataaaataattttatatgtgcATCTAATTATGTAATgctatatcaataaaaataaatatcttttacATTGACCGTGTGAATAGTTATCCAAAAAAATTGATGTAATTGCACAATTGTGTAAAACGTTTTACACTAttagtatatcaaaattaaattcataattaaaatagtatctaaaaatttatattattaataaaaataatttttaaagataaaaatgacaagtattatgttattttacaaataaaaaataattttatatttaacaaataaTTTGTACATTTAATCTGATTCTTCTTAACAATATTTAAATAACTATTTAAAATGTGCACACAAAAAATTGAAGCAAAATTCgatatttattttatcactTGTCATagaattttcatattttaatgatgaaaagattttaatttataaGAAAGAAATTCCAAACACGGCAGCTTCTAAGTTAAAATTCTCTAAAAGTGGTGGAAAGTCATTGCTAGCAAAGTGAAATATGgttttattaaaaagaaaatttggaGAGTGAAAAATCAAATGATTCAAAAGGAGAGATAGAAGATACAAAAGACAAGACTACAAATTCATCAAAGGTACAGAGAAGTGAGGCCAAGAGTAGAAAGAAGGTAAGAGAACCTAGATGTGGGTATATATTACTCTTATGTGGattattaacaaattaaaatgtCAAAATAATTTTGATGATTGCAAATAATTTAAGTGATttgaaatttaatatttaaaaatgaaatctACTTTTCGTTATAAATATCAGTTTTATGTGCAttaaaatctttattttgttaataataaagaaaaaaaactttTGCAAAAAATAACTAATGAGATAAAACGAATTAactttacttaaaaaaaaaataaaaataacttaacATAAAGAATACTTCACATGATCTTAAAGTGTtacaaaagtaaaaataaaaaactttcaCAGAAATTCAAAagtatcaaaaataaaaatgaaaaatttaaagtactagaaaaataaaattaactttgcaaaaaaagtaaattatatgAATGTAAATATAGAATTGGTAAAGATGAAGGAAAGAGAAGAAATCATACAGAAACTAACTCAGGACAAACGTCTCAAAAAGTCATTAGGATGTGAGAGTTTGTTAGAGTGTGCTTCTGGAAAGAATTTCTAACCTTGATTTCCAATCACTTTGTAACACGTCACTTGCTCACCAGATTCACCAAAAAACAGTTCGTGCTCAATTTTATGGATTTTAAAATTCTTCTTTGATTTCTCCTTCGACAGTCTCCTCCTTAACACCCTTCAATTTGTGATCGGTTTTTGCACATCAACCATAGAAACTATGTTGCTTGAGTAACAAATGCCCCCTTTGAATTGATAGTTTATCTTTAGTCTAAATAATAAACTTGTCAATTCTAATTCTTAACTAACTCgctgatgagtggatatttttaccctttttggtattattttttagtgtttttagttatattttgttgagttttattatgttttagtgcaaaattcacattttggATGCTTCTTTgagattttgtgtttttttgttttatgattttaggtgaTTTTAGGGCAAAATTAGCAAGATTGACAAAGTCTTTATTTAAAGCTGAAGAAAGGATAGCAGATGCTGTCAAGTCCTGACCTTCGTGCATTCAAATAAGaatttatggagctacagagaTCTAATTGATGCGTTCTTAATGGTGTTGGAAAGATAACtttcagggctttccaacaatatagaatagtttatacttttctttGGAAAGGACTGCCCAAAATGgacgttgaacgcccaacttaCTCCCTTTctagcgttcaatgcccaaacaGGACCGACCTCCCAAGTTAAATGCCAGTGTTCAGCCCAAATCAatccaagtgggccccaaagtggattttagcacccCTTAGCTTACCTAGTCATATTTTTgtaacttttaaatttaaattaatatcttTTAGGTCTAGTATTTACTATAAATAAGGGACTTCCTTCCTCTTGAGGATTATGTCTCCCAGGAGGGGAGAAGCACATACATAGTACTTTGCACCTTCTTTATAAagcatgagcaactaaacctcctaagTTAAGGATAGGAGCTCTGCTCATTCCAATGGATTGATATAATTACTTTTCTActttaatatatgtttgattcCATTCTATGATATATtctcattcttcatctttatgAATCTGGGGTGGAACGAAAGTATGTCCCCTTATTCTACATAAGTTCTTTACGAGTCCTGACCCAGATAGCATCGAGCTACAACTTGAGAGTACATCACAGGTTCTAACAAGTTATTTGGGCTAATTGGAATACGTGACATGAAATCTCATTAGTCATGGGTAATTGAGGTCCCTGTGGCGTCAAGGCTAGAATCATAGAGCTTCATTCTCCGATCCAGAAGATTCGACCGTGTCTGTAGCATTTTGAATAGGATCATCAGAGATTGAATTGCGTAAGCTTCACCCTCTTTCAGATTGACTGACCTGTTCGGGCGTTTAGTTTGGATCAGAGAAAATTAATGACCACTACCCCTGGCTTAATCACTTACAGCCTTACCATTGAATGAATAACTCATTGTTAAAGTAGTCAGTAAGAAGTACTAATCCGGAAGAACAAGCATCTCCGAGGCCTTCAATGATTGCTTACTATTGTTTCTACGTTAATTCTTTATTGCTTTTGTTATTGTTTTGTTTATGCgcctacaacaacaacaatcaacttTCTATTCGTCTGACTAAGATCTGCAAAATAACCACTGCTTGCTCAATCTAGCAATCCTCGTGaaatcgaccctcactcacctgaggtattacttggacaacccggTGTACTTGCCGGTTCAGTTGTGCGAGTTTCATttttgcgcaccaagtttttggtgccgttgccggggattgtttgagatTGACAAACTTACGATTGTCTTGCTCCTTAGATCAGGTACTTTTTACtggttttcttttaatttcttttcttgttaatttttgaaaactttttttaaaaaaaatcattttcaaaaatttatctttagtcatctttttcttttgttagaaGCTTGTGTCAagtcttaagtttggtgtccctttggtttttgtttcttttcttgaatctttgaaaattgttcttgtttttctttctttgtgttAGAATTTTTCGTTATgtttttccttgtttgatttcaaaatctttaagtttggtgtcctttagtaattttcctttttaattttttgaaaattagtgtctttgatttcaaaatttttaagtttggtgtcttttattattttttcttttaatttttcgaaattattgttgtttaatttcaacatttttatgttgtaggactagttgaccccttttttcttacttgtaggactagttgaccccatgtcttctcgcaaaaatattgttgagacaTCCTCCAAGGTTCCTGAGGGCATGTCGGACTGGCTAGACTCCCTCGTGCTGATGTGTGTTTCTGTTGTAAATTCTGAGTATTGTGTGGAGCTTAGAAAACATCACCGGATTTGTAGTAGTAGTGATCAGGAGAAGAACTACGAGCTGGTAGCGCCTGATTCCgatgagagggtttgctttcctTCTCTGACCCAAGGGGAACACcccttcttttatgcctatGATTACTTTTTTAGCCAACTGAACATCACTCTTCCTTTTACCTCTTTCGAGACCGATTTGTTGTGGTCATGTAATATAGCTTCGTCCCAgctccatccgaactcttggggCTTTATTACGATTTTTCAGCTACTGTGCCAAGAATTGGATGTTATACCTTCTCAAACTCTCTTTCTTTACCTCTTCGTTTTGACAAAACCCGGGATTTCTACCAAAAAAAAGCTTCTGGGGTTTCTTTCCGATCTgcttaaagaaagaaaaaaagtgttttccatgtatgatgagtccttaagggattttaagaattattacttcaaggtccgagctgttgaaggagctcgacCTTTTTTCTTGGAGTCAAATAATGAACCTGCCTTCCCCTTATGTTGGCAAAAGAATGTTGTAGTATCTAGATATTCGTGGGAGATGCTTGATAAGGTGAGCAGGCTTTTGTAAGTGTGTTGGAGGAGATTTGGGGGCAACCCCCCTATTTCGACACAAAGAGATTCTTAGGGGATTCCTCCCTCCTTCGAGCTGAGCTGGGTAGTGGTCGACTTCTCTTTTGcttttacttctttttcttccagtTTTGTAACTTGGTTTTTTGCTGTGCTTTTTTCAGAGATGGTTAAAAACAATGAttccatgaaggcctttaagaaGGCGAGGAAAGCTACAGCTACCcagaacatctcggccaagacTGTTGTGGAGGGATCCTCTCAGGTGCCCCCTAAGAAGCCGACCTCGGGCGCTTTTAGGCCGAAGAGGGTGATCTCTACTCCTCAGGTGCATTTAGTTGATCCTCCCCAGACTTCtgctgctacctcttctcccaCTGCCGGTCCTCCACCGAAGAA
This sequence is a window from Arachis stenosperma cultivar V10309 chromosome 10, arast.V10309.gnm1.PFL2, whole genome shotgun sequence. Protein-coding genes within it:
- the LOC130958156 gene encoding stromal cell-derived factor 2-like protein is translated as MALGFFGLALFLFLTLDSDIGASPSASASASAASSEGVEVHITYGSVIKLMHEKTKFRLHSHDVPYGSGSGQQSVTGFPNVDDSNSYWIVRPEPGTSAKQGDTIKSGTIIRLQHMRTRKWLHSHLHASPISGNLEVSCFGGESESDTGDYWRLFIEGSGKTWKQDQRIRLQHVDTGGYLHSHDKKYSRIAGGQQEVCGLREKRADNVWLAAEGVYLPVTESK